One part of the Ornithodoros turicata isolate Travis chromosome 2, ASM3712646v1, whole genome shotgun sequence genome encodes these proteins:
- the LOC135384730 gene encoding uncharacterized protein K02A2.6-like, protein MDAVKEDIVQKKEVVPYTEPTAGTNMATIGQVENFDETISDWISYEERLSSFLKVNKIGDDRKVDAFLSIIGPKTYTLLKTLLAPEKPSDKTLDDLMKVLRDHLSPKPSVIAERAKFHKYIQGEAQTIVQFVAELKRLAQDCKFGANLEETLRDRFVCGLHRLDIQKCLFAENESLTFKKAVEKALSLEMATKSASECHAADTPPRLNKIDKPERRKKRFCYRCGGSNHASEACNFRDAVCHRCKRKGHIKGACQSGTKVKPAGRQSLGNLKEENDWVQNNPGGNAILRLESHKNDPMYATVSVEDVPLTMEIDTGAAVSVMSLQQYQNCFPHLTLEPTSLRLRTYTGEALTPQGYITVNVNYGGRQRTLPLHILRQPGVPLLGRNWVRELRLDWAGVNTMSLDVNTITGQLTEKYKPLFTEELGKIKGEQACLKLKEGSTPRFLKARSLPFSLRNAVENEINKLEKMGVISPTSCSAYGTPVVPVVKKDGSVRLCGDYRTTLNQVLEVEKYPLPRFDEIFAALAGGKYFSKIDLNRAYLQVEVDEQSSRYLTLNTHKGLYKVNRLAFGITSAPAIFQRIMDNMLKDLDGVIVYLDDILVMGRSEQEHIRNLERVLQRLMERGVRIKRGKCEFLKTELQYLGHVINAEGVKPSKEKVEAVLRAPAPTDKQQLRSLLGVINFYGKFLPDLSSVLYPLHRLLKLKVAWSWNQQCQMAFNRVKELLASPPVLVHYDPDAPLQLECDASAFGVGAVLSHIQEDGSVKPIAYASRTLSTAEANYSHLEKEALALIFGVKKFHSFLYGREFVLLTDHKPLQTIFGEKSSTPTIAAARLQRWSLILAAYRYELRYRAGKANVVADCFSRLPLQRTQEDDDDEVSAIYSLGLESFPVNCAEIAKETARDRVLSVVAEVIAKGWPATINDEALKPYFSHRTELTIHQGCILWGMRVLIPSKLRTRVLDELHCGHPGIVRMKEIARSYTWWPRIDDELEQMVKRCDDCQEQRPQPPKAPLHPWSWPSRPWDRVHLDFAGPFLSKNFLVAVDAHSKWPEVFVLQSTTAAATIQCVRELFTRWGIAGTIVTDNGPQFCAESFQMFLKQNGVKHITSAPYHPSSNGLAERFIRTLKEGLKKDQSHSLEVRLSNLLLVYRNTPHATTAQSPASLMLGRPLRTRLDLMKPSLDLTVRQKQVIQSFTRSPRGRVFQVGDPVRVRNYRGGEKWVMGNVVERTGPVSYRVKVNCQNGTLVWRRHADQMITADVPAKKTAQEESSDLFPSVPSGSATFAENATATVETPPSPQMERRYPSRVRKPPDRYQAT, encoded by the coding sequence ATGGACGCTGTTAAAGAAGATATCGTCCAGAAGAAGGAAGTGGTGCCCTACACGGAACCAACGGCAGGGACGAACATGGCAACTATTGGGCAAGTGGAAAATTTTGACGAGACTATCTCAGATTGGATTTCCTATGAAGAGCGACTCAGTTCATTCCTGAAAGTGAACAAGATAGGAGATGATAGGAAAGTGGATGCGTTTCTCAGCATCATAGGCCCGAAAACGTATACGTTGCTAAAAACGCTGCTCGCACCTGAGAAACCGTCAGACAAAACTCTCGATGATTTGATGAAAGTGCTACGTGATCACTTGTCCCCGAAACCATCAGTGATTGCGGAGAGGGCGAAGTTCCACAAATATATACAAGGGGAGGCTCAGACTATCGTCCAATTTGTTGCGGAATTAAAGCGACTTGCGCAGGACTGCAAGTTCGGAGCGAATCTCGAAGAGACTTTGCGAGATCGGTTTGTGTGTGGACTACACCGACTTGATATCCAGAAATGCTTATTTGCTGAGAACGAATCGCTCACGTTTAAAAAAGCCGTAGAAAAGGCGCTATCACTTGAAATGGCGACAAAGAGCGCCTCGGAATGTCACGCGGCGGACACGCCCCCAAGACTGAATAAGATTGATAAACcagagagaagaaagaaacgctTTTGTTATCGGTGCGGCGGCAGCAATCATGCGAGTGAGGCGTGCAACTTTCGAGACGCTGTCTGCCATAGGTGTAAACGGAAGGGACACATCAAAGGAGCTTGCCAGTCTGGAACGAAGGTCAAGCCCGCGGGACGACAATCCTTGGGTAATTTGAAGGAGGAGAACGACTGGGTTCAGAATAATCCTGGGGGAAACGCTATCCTTCGACTGGAGTCGCACAAGAATGATCCTATGTATGCTACCGTTTCCGTCGAAGACGTTCCACTTACGATGGAGATTGATACCGGTGCTGCTGTTTCTGTAATGTCTTTACAACAGTACCAGAACTGCTTCCCACACCTGACCTTGGAACCCACATCTCTACGTCTGCGCACGTATACTGGTGAAGCACTAACGCCCCAAGGGTACATTACGGTCAACGTCAACTACGGAGGTCGTCAGCGGACCCTGCCCCTTCATATCCTGCGTCAACCAGGTGTCCCTCTCCTGGGCCGTAACTGGGTGCGTGAGCTGCGGCTAGATTGGGCCGGAGTGAACACCATGTCGCTTGACGTCAACACAATTACCGGACAGTTGACCGAGAAGTACAAGCCTCTTTTCACCGAAGAACTCGGAAAGATTAAGGGTGAGCAAGCATGTCTCAAGTTAAAGGAAGGCAGTACGCCACGTTTCTTGAAAGCTCGAAGCTTACCGTTTTCTCTGAGGAATGCTGTGGAAAATGAGATAAATAAATTGGAGAAGATGGGAGTAATATCGCCAACAAGCTGCAGCGCATATGGCACGCCAGTAGTTCCGGTCGTCAAGAAGGACGGCTCCGTCCGATTATGTGGTGACTACCGAACAACGTTAAACCAAGTCCTGGAAGTCGAAAAGTATCCCCTTCCGAGGTTCGATGAGATTTTTGCGGCGCTTGCTGGTGGAAAGTACTTTTCGAAAATAGATCTTAATCGTGCATATCTTCAAGTAGAAGTCGACGAGCAATCAAGTCGGTATTTAACGCTAAATACCCACAAAGGACTGTATAAGGTAAACCGTCTTGCCTTTGGTATTACTTCGGCCCCTGCAATATTCCAGAGAATCATGGATAATATGCTGAAAGACCTGGATGGTGTCATCGTCTACCTAGACGATATTCTTGTTATGGGGAGGTCAGAACAAGAGCATATTCGGAATCTGGAAAGGGTTCTGCAGCGCCTAATGGAACGAGGGGTCCGTATAAAAAGGGGAAAATGCGAGTTTTTGAAGACCGAGTTACAGTACTTAGGACATGTCATTAACGCTGAAGGCGTGAAGCCGTCGAAAGAGAAAGTTGAAGCGGTATTGCGTGCCCCCGCGCCGACAGACAAACAACAGCTTCGCTCGCTGCTGGGAGTAATCAATTTCTACGGGAAATTCCTGCCAGACCTATCAAGTGTCCTGTATCCCCTGCACAGGCTTTTGAAACTAAAAGTGGCATGGTCGTGGAACCAGCAGTGTCAGATGGCCTTCAATAGAGTAAAGGAATTACTCGCATCACCGCCGGTCTTGGTGCACTACGACCCGGACGCCCCGTTGCAGCTTGAATGCGACGCCTCGGCTTTTGGAGTAGGTGCGGTACTGTCGCACATACAAGAAGACGGAAGTGTGAAACCCATAGCCTACGCGTCACGAACACTAAGTACAGCGGAGGCAAATTATAGTCACTTGGAGAAAGAAGCACTTGCCTTAATATTTGGCGTTAAAAAGTTTCATAGCTTCTTGTATGGACGAGAATTTGTGCTACTGACTGACCACAAGCCACTTCAGACCATATTCGGTGAAAAGTCAAGCACACCTACTATTGCTGCTGCACGTCTGCAGAGGTGGTCCCTTATTCTAGCAGCATATCGCTACGAGCTTCGCTACAGGGCCGGAAAGGCCAACGTCGTCGCGGATTGTTTTTCTCGTCTGCCGTTGCAAAGGACTCAggaggacgacgatgacgaaGTCAGTGCGATCTACTCTTTGGGACTTGAAAGTTTCCCTGTGAACTGCGCAGAAATAGCTAAAGAAACTGCTCGCGATCGAGTACTAAGTGTGGTGGCGGAAGTTATTGCCAAGGGGTGGCCTGCAACTATAAATGATGAGGCACTGAAACCTTATTTCTCACACAGGACAGAGCTAACAATTCATCAAGGATGCATCCTGTGGGGAATGAGGGTCCTGATACCTTCAAAGCTACGCACGAGGGTGCTCGACGAACTCCACTGCGGACATCCAGGAATCGTCAGGATGAAAGAAATTGCAAGAAGTTACACATGGTGGCCACGAATCGACGACGAGCTGGAACAGATGGTAAAAAGATGCGACGACTGTCAGGAACAACGCCCTCAACCACCGAAGGCTCCGTTGCATCCCTGGTCCTGGCCGTCGCGACCATGGGACCGTGTGCACCTGGACTTCGCGGGTCCCTTCTTGAGTAAGAACTTTTTAGTCGCGGTGGACGCGCACTCCAAGTGGCCGGAGGTGTTTGTGCTCCAGTCAACGACCGCAGCAGCTACTATACAGTGTGTGCGAGAACTGTTTACGCGATGGGGTATCGCGGGTACAATTGTCACAGACAATGGACCTCAGTTTTGTGCGGAGTCTTTTCAGATGTTTCTCAAGCAAAATGGCGTGAAACACATAACATCGGCGCCCTACCACCCATCAAGTAATGGGTTGGCAGAGAGGTTCATCCGGACGTTGAAAGAAGGCCTGAAGAAAGATCAAAGTCACTCTCTGGAGGTGAGACTTTCTAACCTGCTTTTAGTTTACAGAAACACTCCACATGCCACAACGGCACAGTCACCCGCATCGCTCATGTTGGGACGACCATTAAGAACCAGACTGGACCTCATGAAGCCGTCCCTGGACCTCACCGTCCGACAGAAACAAGTAATACAATCCTTTACCCGGAGTCCCAGAGGCCGCGTTTTTCAAGTGGGAGATCCTGTGCGCGTCAGAAACTACCGTGGTGGTGAGAAATGGGTAATGGGAAATGTTGTTGAGAGAACGGGACCGGTGTCATATAGGGTCAAGGTGAATTGCCAGAATGGTACACTTGTCTGGAGGAGGCACGCTGACCAAATGATAACAGCTGACGTTCCTGCCAAGAAGACAGCCCAAGAAGAATCGTCAGACCTTTTCCCGTCGGTTCCAAGTGGATCAGCTACTTTTGCCGAGAACGCCACCGCTACAGTGGAAACACCACCGTCACCACAGATGGAACGAAGATACCCTTCTCGTGTACGCAAACCTCCTGACCGCTATCAGGCTACTTGA
- the LOC135385514 gene encoding protein artichoke-like, which translates to MDERQMSKGSRRASALHRLQLLRLLCILHGCAIGAAQESRFTATPCPKLFPNMNPSLRPCSCYVINAPESGTGVSCDRVTFQGNFPLLPYRQNVHRFSQRHAGLQDLEAQLFTASDIPLKVADFSHNRIRRITERVLEGVEDTLEELYLGSNLLGDQLSPVFASNELRRLRELRFLDLSRNMLLGIDSAVFKELDKLEVLRLDGNLFQTVPSSSLADLPNLSWLSLDNNRIVYIPREGFPPLPSLQALNLTRNKILGIEDGAFIGLSGLQSLYLADNRLKALPAGAFEGLERLTVMDLSNNAMSHIPTTSLRRLPTLRRLHMRANKIRSLNGAPPSDVLSLEFLDLSRNEISQIEPGTFDGMSELKELRLDVNLIRKVEGSVLRGLKSLETISLNDNQLLVFPSGLLKSLPSLQALSVDYNRIAVLSPAVVSPAPNLKQLSLSYNLITDVPDGTFRGFDSLETLSLRGNKITRLNSGSLVGLQDTLLALDLGGNSIETEFPELHFPNLRILNLGGNKLSSIPPDALSSLHKLERLDLSSNRIVEMSSGVFGTLRNLKSLKLSGNLLSQIPSGILVNFADLEELELQGNAIQEIAPFAFSNLTTLETLDISENMLSVIKAKAFDNLNKLKRLELRKNSLSSFKADLFTKETNIEEIDLSHNQIAYLYPDSFAVHRRVRRLDISNNKLSFFPNEIIRSFWTLGHLNLAFNKLHTLEDDDFSNLPNLKYLDLSNNQINAVGERVFQNTTQLRVIKLQHNQISQLGDHLFQGISQLSLDLSYNHLSALPSDVFSRMRDFKLESINLAYNQFSNFPTAALKKQYSFLERANFSGNSIRDLPSNADVLVNIKELDMSHNPMSINAHHVLLGEPKSVRKLHLVNTGIRSLPLIESPFLRVLNISMNTIKGLVPQTFQKTTFLDTLDMSFNEIPNLGSSVKMAWENLKLLRRLDLSGNPISFIVKGDLDSWKSLDELHLRDLPRLNHLECDAFMPLTTLSKLDIYGYPNLQTLQARTCLRSFESLQSLGIEIKDRILKDQLQKTFNPRMTKLHVTGREVGSLSSSAFAGIRSPKFEITLANTSISDLPTMIFLPLPLSTEVVLNAGSNAIQSISPQLLAAIDSKQSVLKVDGIQDNPITCDCNLLPFWRWINEGKTLQDRHHSDNPLKEVVCVYPEHLAGIAVKSLRAEDLVCNDNTSSLRKTTSPVNAGTDRPFTTPNNILRRTTPYKKEPDIIFEVPTTVKPRLATSQSALTKVDTMIIGIVAGVVAFVCILIMVICIVRLRRSRPRYSSGAPPMGHAGPMKCTCLKPPPNSCTCFPPYAVPLSYHHPGHKMAGPPSVASRSVAYFGPYDSDMDHR; encoded by the exons ATGGATGAACGTCAGATGTCCAAGGGTTCCAGAAGAGCGTCCGCACTGCATCGGCTGCAACTGTTACGCCTACTATGTATTCTGCATGGATGCGCCATTGGAGCGGCTCAAGAAAGTCGTTTCACAGCAACGCCTTGCCCCAAGCTATTTCCAAACATGAACCCCTCACTTCGACCTTGCTCCTGCTATGTCATCAACGCGCCTGAGAGTGGGACGGGAGTGTCTTGCGATCGTGTGACGTTTCAG GGCAATTTTCCGCTGCTGCCGTATCGACAGAACGTTCACAGGTTTTCTCAGCGCCATGCTGGACTGCAAGATCTTGAAGCGCAACTCTTCACGGCCAGCGATATTCCCCTCAAG GTCGCTGACTTCTCCCACAATCGCATCCGACGTATCACAGAACGAGTCCTGGAAGGCGTAGAAGACACTTTGGAAGAACTGTACCTCGGTTCAAACCTTCTAGGAGACCAGTTAAGCCCAGTATTTGCCAGCAACGAGCTAAGACGACTCCGAGAGCTACGTTTCCTCGACCTCTCCCGAAATATGCTTCTTGGTATTGATTCCGCCGTCTTCAAGGAGTTGGATAAGCTTGAG GTCCTTCGCCTCGACGGAAACTTGTTCCAGACCGTTCCTTCTAGCAGCCTTGCCGACCTCCCAAACCTGAGCTGGCTAAGCCTCGATAACAACAGGATAGTTTACATTCCAAGAGAAGGGTTTCCCCCACTTCCCTCACTTCAGGCACTGAACCTCACTCGTAACAAGATTCTGGGCATTGAAGACGGAGCCTTCATCGGTCTCTCAGGACTACAGTCTTTGTACCTTGCGGACAACCGCCTAAAAGCTCTCCCCGCCGGTGCATTCGAAGGCTTAGAGCGCTTAACAGTGATGGACCTTTCCAACAATGCCATGTCGCATATTCCAACGACGAGCCTGCGACGACTGCCAACTCTAAGGCGACTCCACATGAGAGCCAATAAGATTAGGTCGTTGAACGGTGCACCTCCGTCAGACGTTCTTTCGCtcgagttcctggacctcagcCGCAACGAAATCTCGCAGATTGAACCGGGCACTTTCGATGGCATGAGTGAACTGAAGGAGCTCAGACTTGACGTCAACTTAATTCGGAAAGTGGAAGGGTCCGTGCTGCGTGGGCTAAAAAGTCTGGAGACTATTTCGCTGAACGACAATCAGCTCCTCGTGTTCCCCTCTGGGTTGCTAAAATCTTTGCCGTCTCTGCAAGCATTATCGGTTGATTATAACAGAATTGCTGTGCTTTCGCCGGCAGTTGTCAGCCCAGCACCAAACCTAAAACAACTGTCGTTGTCTTACAATTTAATAACTGATGTGCCAGATGGTACCTTCAGAGGCTTCGATTCGCTTGAGACACTTAGCCTTCGTGGTAACAAGATAACTAGATTAAATTCCGGAAGCCTTGTTGGACTTCAAGATACGTTGCTCGCTCTAGACCTGGGTGGCAACAGCATAGAAACCGAGTTTCCTGAACTCCATTTCCCAAATTTGAGGATACTCAACCTGGGAGGCAATAAGCTGTCCTCAATTCCGCCAGACGCACTATCTTCGCTGCACAAACTTGAGCGCCTTGATTTAAGTTCGAACCGCATTGTTGAAATGTCCTCTGGAGTGTTTGGAACGCTACGAAATTTGAAGTCTCTTAAACTGAGCGGAAATCTGCTTTCCCAGATACCATCAGGAATTCTAGTCAACTTTGCAGACCTGGAAGAGTTGGAACTTCAAGGGAATGCCATCCAGGAAATCGCGCCATTTGCATTTTCAAATTTAACGACGTTGGAAACGTTAGACATCAGTGAAAACATGCTGTCTGTTATCAAAGCGAAAGCATTCGATAATTTGAACAAACTCAAGCGACTTGAGCTTCGGAAGAACTCTCTTTCATCATTCAAGGCAGACCTGTTCACCAAAGAAACCAACATTGAAGAAATTGATTTAAGCCACAACCAAATTGCTTACCTCTACCCTGACTCTTTCGCCGTGCACCGAAGGGTGAGACGTCTCGATATTAGCAACAATAAGCTGTCATTTTTCCCCAACGAGATTATTCGCTCCTTCTGGACATTAGGACATCTCAACTTGGCCTTCAACAAGCTGCATACGCTCGAGGACGACGACTTTTCTAACCTTCCCAATCTGAAATATCTTGACCTCTCCAACAATCAGATTAACGCCGTTGGAGAACGTGTGTTCCAAAACACGACGCAGCTGCGAGTCATCAAGCTTCAACACAACCAAATATCACAATTGGGTGACCACTTGTTCCAGGGCATCAGTCAACTCAGTTTGGATCTCAGTTACAACCACCTGAGCGCACTTCCATCCGATGTATTCAGTCGAATGAGGGACTTCAAACTGGAAAGCATAAATCTAGCGTACAATCAATTTAGCAATTTCCCAACAGCAGCTCTGAAGAAACAGTACTCTTTCCTAGAAAGGGCGAACTTTTCAGGCAACAGTATTAGAGACCTCCCATCAAATGCGGACGTGCTAGTCAACATAAAAGAGCTGGACATGTCCCATAATCCGATGTCAATAAACGCGCATCATGTGCTTTTGGGCGAGCCGAAAAGTGTCCGTAAGCTCCACCTTGTGAATACAGGGATACGGAGCTTACCTCTGATCGAAAGTCCATTCTTGCGCGTCCTGAACATTTCGATGAACACTATAAAGGGTCTGGTTCCTCAAACGTTTCAGAAAACAACGTTTCTGGATACCTTAGACATGTCTTTCAATGAGATACCAAATTTGGGATCTAGCGTGAAGATGGCGTGGGAAAACCTGAAATTGCTTCGAAGACTGGACTTGTCGGGCAATCCCATATCGTTCATTGTTAAGGGAGACTTGGATTCCTGGAAGAGCCTAGACGAGTTGCACCTGCGTGATTTGCCCAGACTTAACCATTTGGAATGTGACGCCTTCATGCCACTGACGACTCTATCGAAATTGGACATCTATGGTTATCCGAATCTTCAGACCCTTCAAGCTCGAACATGTCTAAGGTCGTTCGAAAGCCTACAATCACTTGGCATCGAGATAAAGGACAGAATTCTGAAAGATCAGCTTCAGAAAACATTTAATCCCCGTATGACGAAGCTCCACGTCACAGGACGCGAAGTAGGAAGCCTGTCTTCAAGCGCGTTCGCTGGCATACGAAGTCCGAAGTTTGAAATAACACTCGCAAATACGAGCATTAGCGACCTTCCTACTATGATATTCCTTCCTCTACCTCTTTCCACCGAGGTTGTGTTGAACGCCGGTTCTAATGCAATTCAAAGCATCAGTCCCCAACTTCTTGCAGCAATAGACAGCAAACAATCCGTGCTCAAGGTCGACGGGATTCAAGACAACCCGATCACTTGCGACTGTAACCTTCTTCCATTCTGGCGATGGATTAATGAAGGTAAAACACTCCAAGACCGACACCACTCCGATAATCCTCTGAAAGAGGTTGTGTGCGTTTATCCCGAACACTTAGCCGGCATCGCAGTAAAGAGCCTTCGTGCTGAAGATTTAGTATGCAACGATAACACATCGAGTCTTCGAAAAACTACTTCGCCCGTCAACGCGGGAACGGACCGTCCTTTTACAACTCCCAACAACATTCTCCGCAGGACCACTCCATACAAGAAGGAGCCCGACATTATCTTCGAAGTCCCCACAACAGTTAAACCTCGGTTAGCCACCTCTCAAAGCGCGCTTACAAAAGTCGATACGATGATAATCGGTATCGTCGCGGGCGTCGTGGCGTTTGTCTGCATTCTCATCATGGTCATCTGCATCGTGCGCCTGAGACGCTCCCGTCCACGATACAGTTCTGGTGCACCCCCAATGGGCCACGCAGGACCGATGAAGTGCACTTGTCTCAAGCCCCCTCCTAATTCCTGCACGTGTTTTCCGCCATATGCGGTGCCTTTGTCGTATCACCATCCAGGTCACAAGATGGCTGGGCCACCGTCTGTAGCGTCAAGATCTGTAGCCTATTTCGGACCGTATGACAGTGACATGGATCATCGATAA